A section of the Clostridium sp. TW13 genome encodes:
- a CDS encoding methyl-accepting chemotaxis protein → MKTTSNNEILESFNKMLPYLSVMFDGEASFAITDKNKYLLVQNCETLQLQAKAGDVVPSEGAIHDAIVTGKTLVKDVPKQVYGVPFKSYAIPVKDDSNQVIGCIAVGKSVEKRSQVLELSQTLSAALEQISASVQNLTAGVQNIVESNQEMLDEVKVASDNTKGTDDILSFIQNISHQTNLLGINAAIEAARAGELGRGFGVVAKEIRKLSSSSSESVKQVNEVLKKIETSVNTISTRINQSSVIFESQASAFEEISASIEELSASAHTLEELSNRL, encoded by the coding sequence ATGAAAACGACATCTAATAATGAAATATTAGAATCTTTCAATAAAATGTTGCCGTATTTATCTGTTATGTTTGATGGAGAAGCATCTTTTGCAATAACAGATAAGAATAAATATTTATTAGTGCAAAACTGTGAAACTTTACAGCTACAGGCTAAGGCAGGGGATGTAGTTCCATCTGAAGGAGCAATTCATGATGCTATTGTAACAGGCAAAACACTTGTTAAAGATGTACCTAAGCAAGTATATGGTGTTCCTTTTAAATCATATGCTATTCCAGTTAAAGATGATAGTAATCAAGTAATTGGATGCATAGCAGTAGGTAAATCTGTTGAAAAGAGAAGTCAGGTATTGGAACTGTCACAAACTCTTTCAGCTGCTCTTGAACAAATTTCTGCCTCAGTTCAAAATTTAACTGCAGGAGTGCAGAATATAGTTGAGTCAAATCAAGAAATGCTTGATGAAGTAAAGGTTGCTTCAGATAATACAAAGGGTACAGATGATATCTTGAGTTTTATTCAAAATATTTCACATCAAACTAATCTACTTGGAATCAACGCAGCCATTGAAGCTGCTAGAGCAGGAGAGTTAGGTAGAGGATTTGGAGTGGTTGCAAAGGAAATAAGAAAGCTATCTAGTTCAAGTAGTGAGTCTGTTAAACAAGTTAATGAAGTGCTTAAGAAAATTGAAACTTCAGTTAATACTATTTCAACAAGAATAAATCAATCAAGTGTTATTTTTGAATCACAAGCTTCTGCGTTTGAAGAAATATCAGCTTCAATAGAAGAATTAAGTGCAAGTGCACATACTTTAGAGGAACTATCTAATAGATTATAA
- the pssA gene encoding CDP-diacylglycerol--serine O-phosphatidyltransferase yields MKKSSIPNIFTFINLGCGVLAILSTFEKKFLISCIFIIIAALVDRYDGRVARYLDVSSDIGKQLDSLADLVSFGVAPSILTYILFSFQTLGPVGILGYCLVLLFPICGAFRLARYNVTDFNGVFTGIPITIAGSFVTVLALIELAIRESHSHMSIIIPIIFIIAFSYLMISKVSLKKI; encoded by the coding sequence ATGAAAAAGAGTAGTATACCTAACATTTTTACCTTCATAAACTTAGGTTGTGGTGTACTTGCAATTTTAAGTACCTTTGAAAAAAAATTCCTTATTTCATGTATATTTATAATTATAGCAGCTTTGGTTGATAGATATGATGGTAGAGTTGCCAGATACCTTGATGTTTCCTCTGATATAGGGAAACAATTAGATTCTCTAGCAGACTTAGTTTCTTTTGGAGTAGCGCCTTCAATATTAACATATATTCTTTTTAGTTTTCAAACTTTAGGCCCAGTAGGAATATTAGGTTATTGTTTAGTGCTTTTATTCCCTATATGTGGTGCATTTAGATTGGCTAGATATAATGTAACTGATTTTAACGGAGTATTTACTGGTATACCAATAACAATTGCTGGTAGCTTTGTAACTGTTCTAGCTCTTATAGAACTAGCTATTAGAGAGTCTCACTCTCATATGAGTATTATAATTCCTATAATTTTCATAATAGCATTTTCTTATTTGATGATAAGTAAAGTAAGTTTAAAAAAGATATAA
- a CDS encoding rubrerythrin family protein, with translation MEFNNSETYKNLLKTFAGEARARDMYNFFGEMARGEGYNYVGKIFDDTAANEYAHAREVFKRYLKMVGSTEENLKSAAAGEANEYENLYKEFEDTARSEGFDNIADFYADLREVEESHNKRYKALYNQVKEGTIFKGTPNSMWRCMNCGYIYEGAEAPEFCPLCKFPRSYFEPYTPETKEGER, from the coding sequence ATTTAATAATAGTGAGACTTATAAGAATTTGCTAAAAACCTTTGCTGGGGAAGCAAGAGCCAGAGATATGTATAATTTTTTTGGAGAAATGGCTAGAGGAGAAGGTTATAATTACGTAGGGAAAATTTTTGATGACACAGCAGCAAATGAATACGCTCATGCAAGAGAGGTATTTAAAAGATACTTAAAAATGGTTGGAAGTACTGAAGAAAATTTAAAGTCAGCAGCTGCTGGAGAGGCTAATGAGTATGAAAATTTATATAAGGAATTCGAAGATACAGCTAGAAGTGAAGGCTTTGATAATATTGCAGATTTTTATGCTGACTTAAGAGAAGTTGAAGAATCTCATAATAAGAGATATAAAGCTTTATACAATCAGGTAAAGGAGGGAACTATATTTAAGGGAACTCCAAATAGTATGTGGAGATGTATGAACTGTGGCTATATTTATGAAGGAGCAGAAGCCCCTGAGTTTTGCCCTTTATGTAAGTTCCCAAGAAGTTACTTTGAACCATACACTCCAGAAACTAAGGAGGGAGAGCGATGA